Within the Thalassoglobus sp. JC818 genome, the region TGTTGCATCATTTGACCGGAAAGGGAGACTTCGACGTGCTGATGGGGCAGGGGACCTGGCCCAATGGTGAGGCGGTCATTACCTCCTGGCAAGCACTTCCTGTGGGACTGTTACTGCTTCTGGCTGCCGCGGGCAAATCGGGAATGGTTCCATTTTCGGGATGGCTTCCGAAAGCAATGGAAGGACCCACTCCGTCCAGTGCCGTTTTCTATGGAGCACTCTCGATCCATCTTGGAACCTACCTTCTCCTGCGAATCAGTCCACTTCTGAATGTCTCGCCGTTATTGAGCTTTGCGGTCGTCGCTCTCGGAGCAATCTCTGCCATCTCCGGTTCGCTGATGGCGCGAGTTCAGAACGATGTCAAGAACTCACTCGCGTATGCATCGCTCACACAAATCGGAGTCATCACCGTCGAAATCGGCCTCGGTCTAAGATACATCGCACTCATCCATATGATTGGGCACGCTTGCCTAAGAACACTGCAACTGCTTCGAGCCCCATCGTTTCTGCATGATCACAAAGCGATGGAGAACGCAGTCGGCATCCGCCTGAATTCCGTCGATTCCAACCTGACTGAAAAGACCACACCGCTTCAAATGGCCGCCTATCGCTTCGCATATGAACGTGGGTATTTAGACAACCTAATTGACGGGTATGTGGTCCAACCGTTCGTGAAGCTGTTCCGATTCTTCAATGAATGTGAACAGTCCTGGACCGAGACTCTTTCTGGCAACCACGAGAAAGAACAGCCCCAACCGGTTGCCGAATTGAAGGCTGTGGAGGAGATGGTCTAATGCCGCGACTCCACCTCCCATGGCTTGAATTGAGTGTGCTATTACCACTACTCGGAGCGATTCTTTCGTTCTCGCTGCAGAACCGTCATCTCGCGCGGACTGTCAGCATTGTGACTTGTGGTCTCACGCTGGTCTGTGCAACCGGTGAGTGGATCGACTTTGGAATGCTCGAATCTTTCGAAGCTCACGACCAATGGGATTTCCTCGAAAGAATCTTGAGTCACGACGTTCTGGTAATTGACGAGTTGAGCGCACCTCTGCTTCCACTCGGAGCATTTCTTTACTTCTCGATCGTCGTTACCACTCTCCGAACAAAGGTCAACCGGTTCTCGTTCGGCTGGACGCTCCTTTCAGAATCGATCTTGATGGCAACACTCGCTTGCCGCACTCCCTGGTTGCTCATTGGACTCCTCGCTGCAGCAGTGATCCCACCCTGGGTTGAGTTGCGCCAACGCGGTGAATGCACTCGCGTCTATTTGATTCACATGGGAAAGTTCGTCGCACTGCTGGTTACCGGGCAGTTGCTCGTCGACGTGTCTTCTGGATCGGTGGGACTTTCGATCGTCGGTGGTTGTCTTCTGACTGGAGGAGCACTCATCCGCAATGGCACTTTTCCGCTGCATTGCTGGATGACAGATCTATTCGAGAAAGCCACTTTCGGGACAGCCATCCTGTTCGTCATCCCGATGACCGGGGCGTACGCGGTGATGCGGCTTGTATTCCCGATCGCTCCGTCATGGGCACTTCAAAGCATTGCAATGATTTCGCTGATCACTGCATTTTATGCTGCGTGCATGTCCACCGTGCAGCAAGACGCACGCAGATTCTTCTGCTTCCTTTTCCTAAGCAACAGTGCCCTCGTCCTGGTCGGACTGGAAATGGTCACACCGGTCGGGCTCACCGGAGCACTCTGCGTTTGGATCTCGGTCGGTATCTCTCTTCTTGGCTTGGGCCTCATTCTGCGATGCGTCGAAGCTCGAATCGGAAGACTTAAGCTCAATCGCTTCCATGGGCTCTCTGAACAGACACCCTATCTCGCGGGAACGTTTCTACTCACGGGACTGGCGTCGATTGGCTTCCCGGGAACGATTGGTTTTATCGGAGCAGAATTGCTCGTCGAAGGGGCTGTCGACGTCTACCCATTCATTGGGTTTATCGTCGTTCTGGCCATGACGTTGAACGGAATCGCAGCACTGAATGCCTATTTCCGTATCTTCACCGGGACGCATCATCAGTCATCGGTTTCCATGGGCTGTCGACTGACCGAACGGATCATCATTGTCGTGCTTTCCCTGATGATGATTGGCGGTGGTCTGATTCCCCAACCCGGCATCAACTCAAGATACCACGCAGCCAAAGCACTACTCGAACATCGCAAACTGCCGGTCTCACTTCACACACTCAGCGAACATGAAACTTCGGCGAAGTCCTTGCCCGTGGACTTCGGCTTGTCAACGGAATAATTCAAGATGAACAATTCACACGCTCAAGAAGTCCCCCGAGGAAACCGTCAGGGATTCATGACCTACTGGAAGTCCGACGTGTTGTCCGGGTTTCTCGTTTTTCTCATCGCGCTTCCGCTCTGTCTGGGGATCTCCGTCGTTTCCGGATTTCCTCCAATTGCGGGCATCTTTACAGCGATCATTGGTGCGATCACAACCACTTTCATCAGCAACAGCGAGCTGACAATTAAAGGGCCAGCTGCCGGTCTGATAGTGATTGCGATTGGTTGCATTGAAGACTTTGGCGGCAATGGAATGACGAACGGATGGACCGACGCCGACCTGACAGCCTACCGAGCCGCACTCGCAGTCGGTGCCGCTTCCGCTGTCATTCAAATTCTTTTTGGCCTCTTTCGCGGAGGAATTCTGGGAGAATTCTTTCCAATCTCTGCCGTGCACGGAATGCTCGCCGCGATTGGTGTCATCATCATCATCAAACAGTTTCCGGTCGCTCTCGGTGTGTCAGGCAGTGGTGAACCGCTCGAAATGCTTCGAGAGTTCCCCAACTATGTTTTAGAGGCGAACCCGGCGATTGCCGCAATTGGAGTGACGAGCCTGCTCATCATGTTCCTCTGGCCGATTGCCGGAAAGAAGATGGGATTCCTCAAGAAAATCCCATCACCGATGATCGTGCTCTTGGTGACCGTTCCGATGGGAATGGCTTTCGACCTCTTGCATGAACACTCCTATACGCTGCAAGGGCATCAATACCAACTCGGCGAACAATATCTCGTCAAAATGCCCGACCGAGTCTTCGGAATGTTCAACGATATCACCACTCCCGAATTCAGTGCGCTCTCGCAACTGAAAGCGTGGAAGTGGGTCATCATGTTTTTCATCATCGGAAGCTTGGAGTCCGTTCTCAGCGCGAAGGCAATCGATGTGCTCGATCCGTGGAAGCGCAAGACCGATATGAATCGGGATGTCACGGCTGTCGGGATCGGTAATTTGCTGGCAGCACTGGTCGGCGGTCTTCCCATGATTTCAGAGATCGTCAGGTCGAAGGCCAACATCGACAATGGAGCCCGAACACGGTTCGCAGATCTGTGGCACGGAGTCTTTCTCCTCGCTTGTGTCGCCCTGATCCCGATGGTTCTGCATCGAATTCCGCTCGCAGCACTCGCTGCCATGCTTGTCTATACAGGCTACCGACTCGCTCATCCTACAGAATTTGTGCAGGTCTACCGAATCGGGAAAGAGCAGCTCGCGATTTTCACAACAACTTTGCTGGTCGTGCTCGCTACGGATTTGCTCGTCGGTGTCGCGGCTGGAATTGTCCTGAAGTTGATCATCCACCTTGCGAACGGTGTCCCAATTCGATCGCTCTTCAAGCCGTATATTGAAGTGCAGGAGATTGATGATCAGACGAGTCTGATTCTCGCACGGGAATCAGCCGTCTTCAGTAACTGGATTCCTTTCAAACGACAGATCGAAGAGATCGGGCTTGTTCAAAGACGAAATCTCATTGTGGATGTCTCGGAAACGAAACTCGTCGACCACAGCGTGATGGAAAAGCTGCATGAGATCGAGCGCGACTTCACAAACGAAGGTTTAAAGTTCGAAGTCCATGGTCTCGACTCGCTCCAACCACTGGCTGACAACGCACATGCAGCTCGCAAACGCGGATTGGCAGTGATGCGTCGATTGACGGTCGTTGCTGAGAGTGACATCGAAGAGTGGCTCGAATCGCAGTTTGTCTCACTCGGCGCAACCGGATTCACGTCGCTGACGTGTCGTGGAATTGGACGTCGGGGAATCGCCGACGGGGCAGCCATTTCAGAGTCGCGAGTGCGAATCGAAGTCATCATGACGTCAGAGACGTGTGAATCGATTCTCGATTTCCTCAGAAAAGACGTGCTTCCGAAGCACCCGGTCACTGCCTGCGTTGAAACAGTTGACGTCATTCGAAGAGACCAGTTCGATCCCGTAAACGGTTCGCATATCGTCGAACATTCCACCAGTCTGTGAGCCAAAACAACTTTTCAATCACGAAACGTGAAGAAAGTTCCGATCCGACAACTCCGTTCTGCGTCGGGGAATGATTGATTCTCATCCGGTCACTACGCTAATCTGTTCGACTCAGAGAGTTTGGGGGCCGGCCAGACAATTCTTTGAAGTGCGGGACTTCCGAATTGTTCACCGAACGGTGAACCAATTCGTATTTGTCGTCGATCGATTATGATCAAGTCGTACACAATGACTTGCCGGTCACATTGTGCGTCTTATGAGAGAACCATCATGAAGGCCGGCATCGCTTCACTCGAACCCAGTACGTCTTTCTTCCAACCGGCGATGTTCGAAGATCCGTATTCGATCTACTCGGTCTTTCGAAAGACAGACCCGGTTCACTGGGACGAAGGGCTAGAAGCCTGGGTAATGACACGTTACGAAGACGTTGCATTTGTTCTCAACGACCGTCGATTCTCATCTGATCGTATTGCTGTCGGACGCAGGCTCCACCCGCAGCCACAGTTCGAACCTCTCTTCGATCACTTAAGCCACTTAATGCTGCAGCATGATGAGCCGAGCCACAAACATCTTCGAGCCATTGTTCACGATGCTTTCACACGCTCGGCAATGAAACGATGGGAGGCTGTGATTCAGTCTCGAGTCGATGACCTGCTTGAGATAGCAGTCGACCTCGGCAAAATGGAATTTCTGGTCGACTTCGCCATTCCTCTGCCGGTGATGGTGATTTCCGAGCTGGTGGGAATCCCAATTGAAGACCGCAATAAGGTGAAAGTGTGGTGCGACGACTTCGCCTTTGTGGCCACGAATTTCTACGCAAAGATCACCGATGAGCAACTTGAAAGAGGTCTACGAAGTGTTCGTGCGTTTCGAGAATACCTTCACCATCAGGCAGAACGTATTGCCCCCGGAGCGGACACATCACTTCTCGAACTGATGGTGCAGTCGCAGGGCACAGATGCAGAGTTCTCGTACGATGAGCTCATTGCGAACTGCATGTTGCTGCTTACCGCTGGCAATGAAACGACGACCAATCTGCTCGGCAACGGATTGATCGCGCTGCTGGAAAACCGCGATCAGCTATCACAACTGATCGACGAACCGTCTCTGATTCCGAATGCTGTGGAAGAGTGTCTGCGATATGACAGCCCGCTTCAGTTTGTTGGACGGATCGCTCTCGACGAAGTGCAGGTCGGCACACGTACGATTCGTCCGGGAGACCTCGTGCTCGTCATGCTCGGCTCTGCTAACCGGGACCCGGAACGATTTCCGAATCCCGACGAATTCAATATCTCCCGG harbors:
- a CDS encoding proton-conducting transporter membrane subunit, producing the protein MNISSFLHVVGVAVVLCPTILVGGLGLPLLFGRPFAESTQTRLAKTCAYLGLTSAVAILVTMLATGIREVPIELGNWVEVHEEGFHFHLKLVFDRLSVPFSILSYVLCGTVGAFANVYLQRDRGYQRFFLLYALFMLGIIVSTVAGTIETLFFGWELVGLSSALLVAYFHERPGPVRNGLRIWSIYRFSDAAFLVAALLLHHLTGKGDFDVLMGQGTWPNGEAVITSWQALPVGLLLLLAAAGKSGMVPFSGWLPKAMEGPTPSSAVFYGALSIHLGTYLLLRISPLLNVSPLLSFAVVALGAISAISGSLMARVQNDVKNSLAYASLTQIGVITVEIGLGLRYIALIHMIGHACLRTLQLLRAPSFLHDHKAMENAVGIRLNSVDSNLTEKTTPLQMAAYRFAYERGYLDNLIDGYVVQPFVKLFRFFNECEQSWTETLSGNHEKEQPQPVAELKAVEEMV
- a CDS encoding proton-conducting transporter membrane subunit, with translation MPRLHLPWLELSVLLPLLGAILSFSLQNRHLARTVSIVTCGLTLVCATGEWIDFGMLESFEAHDQWDFLERILSHDVLVIDELSAPLLPLGAFLYFSIVVTTLRTKVNRFSFGWTLLSESILMATLACRTPWLLIGLLAAAVIPPWVELRQRGECTRVYLIHMGKFVALLVTGQLLVDVSSGSVGLSIVGGCLLTGGALIRNGTFPLHCWMTDLFEKATFGTAILFVIPMTGAYAVMRLVFPIAPSWALQSIAMISLITAFYAACMSTVQQDARRFFCFLFLSNSALVLVGLEMVTPVGLTGALCVWISVGISLLGLGLILRCVEARIGRLKLNRFHGLSEQTPYLAGTFLLTGLASIGFPGTIGFIGAELLVEGAVDVYPFIGFIVVLAMTLNGIAALNAYFRIFTGTHHQSSVSMGCRLTERIIIVVLSLMMIGGGLIPQPGINSRYHAAKALLEHRKLPVSLHTLSEHETSAKSLPVDFGLSTE
- a CDS encoding SulP family inorganic anion transporter, producing MNNSHAQEVPRGNRQGFMTYWKSDVLSGFLVFLIALPLCLGISVVSGFPPIAGIFTAIIGAITTTFISNSELTIKGPAAGLIVIAIGCIEDFGGNGMTNGWTDADLTAYRAALAVGAASAVIQILFGLFRGGILGEFFPISAVHGMLAAIGVIIIIKQFPVALGVSGSGEPLEMLREFPNYVLEANPAIAAIGVTSLLIMFLWPIAGKKMGFLKKIPSPMIVLLVTVPMGMAFDLLHEHSYTLQGHQYQLGEQYLVKMPDRVFGMFNDITTPEFSALSQLKAWKWVIMFFIIGSLESVLSAKAIDVLDPWKRKTDMNRDVTAVGIGNLLAALVGGLPMISEIVRSKANIDNGARTRFADLWHGVFLLACVALIPMVLHRIPLAALAAMLVYTGYRLAHPTEFVQVYRIGKEQLAIFTTTLLVVLATDLLVGVAAGIVLKLIIHLANGVPIRSLFKPYIEVQEIDDQTSLILARESAVFSNWIPFKRQIEEIGLVQRRNLIVDVSETKLVDHSVMEKLHEIERDFTNEGLKFEVHGLDSLQPLADNAHAARKRGLAVMRRLTVVAESDIEEWLESQFVSLGATGFTSLTCRGIGRRGIADGAAISESRVRIEVIMTSETCESILDFLRKDVLPKHPVTACVETVDVIRRDQFDPVNGSHIVEHSTSL
- a CDS encoding cytochrome P450; this encodes MKAGIASLEPSTSFFQPAMFEDPYSIYSVFRKTDPVHWDEGLEAWVMTRYEDVAFVLNDRRFSSDRIAVGRRLHPQPQFEPLFDHLSHLMLQHDEPSHKHLRAIVHDAFTRSAMKRWEAVIQSRVDDLLEIAVDLGKMEFLVDFAIPLPVMVISELVGIPIEDRNKVKVWCDDFAFVATNFYAKITDEQLERGLRSVRAFREYLHHQAERIAPGADTSLLELMVQSQGTDAEFSYDELIANCMLLLTAGNETTTNLLGNGLIALLENRDQLSQLIDEPSLIPNAVEECLRYDSPLQFVGRIALDEVQVGTRTIRPGDLVLVMLGSANRDPERFPNPDEFNISRPNNHHLAFGHGPHFCVGAQLSRMEANIAFRTLLPHLESMKVKTQNLRHQQNYNLRCFKDIPLRFSQSPTRARF